AACAGCGATATTACAAAGTACCAATGAAAAGTTCAGACTCATTAGACAGCACTAGGGTGTAAGTGCAGCAGCTCTTCTtcagtttcacacacaccctgagttCTCCTCTACCCGTGACCCCTGTGTAGGGCAGGTGGGGTGATAGACTCCGCCCACCGCGCTCGAGCTGCTGACTTACACCGAGCTGTCCAGGAGCAGCAGCGAACGGAGGCGCGCGCAGGGCATGTGACCGTGTCAGGGgtataactttattttattatatatatatacacagagagagagagacagagagacaaacttagagagacagacagacagacaaacatagagagacagacagagagagagcgacagacagacagacagacagacagacagacagacagagcggtTGTGCTGCACCGGATGCGGGTGTAAAGTTACTGAACAGCAGCCAAAGGTAAGAGCTGCTCTGAGGGCAGAAGAATCGACACCGGAAATGTTTACAGCGTTCATGAACTTATAAAGTTTAacacctgctctctctctctctctctctctctctctctctctctctctctctctctctctctacctttaTATTTGCCTTAttgattttttgtgtgtttgtgtgcatgtatttacttgcttattttgttgtgtggctattagtttattaattatttgaaggagtgtgtgtgtgtgtgtgtgtgtgtgtgtgtgtgtgtgtgtgtgtgtgtgtatgtgtgtgtgtgtgtgtgtatgtgtgtgtgtgtgtctgtgtgtgtctgtatgtgtgtctgtatgtgtgtctgtgtgcatgtgcatgtccgtccgtgtgtgtgtgtgtgtgtgtgtgtgtgtgtgtgtgtgtgtgtgtgtatttcagagCAGAGTGAATATGGATTATAGGACTATAGGAACATGTTCACACTCCGGCCCCAAAGccctgcactgtgtgtgtcagcagctttcacacacacttgtcactGAATCTTAATTCCATCTGATCTGATAGCTTAGAGGACAAGTGTGACATGACccacatctctctcactctctctctctctccccccctctctctccctctctctctctctctctctcacacacacacacacacacacacacacacacacacacgtgaattaaacagaaattatgCAGTATTATTGTTGTATGTAAACACATTCATGATGTGACAGAACACCTGTAAGTCTtttgtgaggtgatgtgtgtgtgtgtgtgtgtgtgtgtgtgtgtgtgtgtgtgtgtgtatgatgtagtgaaggagtcgcctgagtgtgtgtgtgtgtgtgaggtgatatgatgtgtgtgtgtgaggtgatgtgatgtgtgtgtgtgtgtatgatgtggtgaaggagtcgcctgagtgtgaggtgatgtgtgtgtgtgtgtgaggtgatgtgtgaggtgatgtgggtgtgtgagatgtgatgtgtgtgtgtgtgaggtgatgtgtgtgtgagatgtgatgtgtgtgtgaggtgatgtgtgtgtgtgtgtgaggtgatgtgtgtgaggtgatgtgtgtgaggtgatgtgtgtgaggtgatgtgtgtgaggtgatgtgtgtgaggtgatgtgatgtgtgtggtgtgtggatTGAATTGGTGGTGAACGGAGTCGCCtgagtgtgaggtgatgtgtggtgtgtggtgtgtgtgaggtgacatgtgggtgtgtgagatgtgaggtgcatgtgtgtgtgtggtgatgtgtgtgtgtgaggtgatgtgtgtgtgtctgtgtgaggtgatgtgtgtgtgtgaggtgatgtgtgtgagtgtgtgtgtctgtgtgaggtgatgtgtgtgtgtgtgtgtgaggtgatgtgtgtgtgtgtgtgtgtgaggtgatgtgtgtgtgtgtgtgtgaggtgatgtgtgtgtgtgtgtgaagtgatgtgtgtgtgtgtgtttgatgtgtgtgtgtgtgatgtgtgtgtgtgtgtgtgatgtgtgtgtgtgtgtgtgaggtgctagtgttgtgtgtgtgtgtgtgaggtgcatgtggtgtgtgtgtgtgtgcaggttgcatgtgtgtggtgttgtgtgtgaggtgatgtgtgtgtgtgtgtgtgtgtgtgtgaggtgctgtgtgtgaggtgctgagtgtgaggtgatgtgtgtgatgtgatgtgtgtgtgtgtgtatgatgtggtgaaggagtcgcctgagtgtgaggtgatgtgtgtgtgtgtgtgtgtgtgtgtgtgaggtgatgtgggtgtgtgagatgtgaggtgatgtgtgtgtgtgaggtgatgtgtgtgtgtgatgtgtgtgtgtgaggtgatgtgtgtgtgaggtgatgtgtgtgtgaggtgatgtgtgtgtgaggtgatgtgtgtgtgaggtgatgtgtgtgtgatgtgatgtgtgtgaggtgatgtgtgtgtgtgaggtgatgtgtgtgtgtgagaggagatgtgtgtgtgagaggagatgtgtgtgtgtgaggtgatgtgtgtgtgtgtgaggtgttgtgtgtgtgtgtgaggtgatgtgtgtgtgtgtgtgtgaggtggtgtgcgtgggtgtgtgtgcggtgctgtgtgtgtgtgtgtgtgtgtgtgtggtgctgtgtgtgtgtgtgtgtgtggtggtgtgtgtgtgtgtgtgtgtgtgaggtgatgtgtgtgtgtgtgtgtgaggtgatgtgtgtgtgtgtgtgtgaggtgtgtgtgaggtgtgtgtgtgtgaggttatgtgtgtgtggtgttgagtgtgatgtgatgtgtgtgtgtgggtgatgtgtgggtgtgaggtgtgtgtgtgtgtgaggtgtgtgtgtgtgaggtgtgtgtgtgtgtgtgtgatgtgtgtgtgtgaggtgatgtgtgtgaggtgatgtgtgtgaggtgatgtgtgtgaggtgatgtgtgtgagttgatgtgtgtgtgtggtgatatgtgtgtgtgtgtgtgtgatgtgtgtgatgtgtgtgtgtgtgaggagatgtgtgtgtgtgaggtgatgtgtgtatgtgtgtgtgaggtgatgtgtgtatgtgtgtgtgagttgatgtgtgtatgtgtgtgtgaggtgatgtgtgtgtgtgtgtgtgaggtgatgtgtgtgaggtgatgtgtgtgaggtgatgtgtgtgtgaggtgatgtgtgtgtgtgtgtgaggtgatgtgtgtgtgtgtgtgaagtggtgtgtgtgtgtgtgaagtggtgtgtgtgtgtgtgaagtggtgtgtgtgtgtgtgtgaagtggtgtgtgtgtgtgtgtgaagtgatgtgcgtgtgtgtgtgtgtgtgaagtgatgtgtgtgtgtgtgtgtgtgtgtgtgtgtgtgtgttgtgctgtgtgtgtgtgtgtgtgtgagtgtgtgtgtgtgtgtgtgtgtgaggtgacgtgtgtgtgtgtgtgtgtgaggtgatgtgtgtgtgtgtgtttatgatgtgttgaaggagtctccagtgtgtgtgtgtgtgtgtgtgtgtgtgtgtgtgtgtgtgtgtgtgtgtgtgtgtgtgtgtgtgtgtgaagtgatgtgtgtgtgtgtgtgtgtgtgtgtgtgtgtgaagtgatgtgtgtgtgtgtgtgtgtgtgaggtgacgtgtgtgtgtgtgtgtgtgtgaggtgacgtgtgtgtgtgtgtgtgtgtgaggtgacgtgtgtgtgtgtgtgtgaggtgatgtgtgtgtgtgtgtttatgatgtgttgaaggagtctccagtgtgtgtgtgtgtgtgtgtgtgtgtgtgtgtgtgtgtgtgtgtgtgtgtgtgtgtgtgaggtgaaggagtcagaggtgaagctgggacatcttcagcacagaggagtttacacgtCTTtatggtttctcagtaacaggACAAGCTGAGATTTGAAGACAGAATAAAGtgctgctgaggggacgagtgtttagggACAGAACAGAAGACAACAGTGTGGTGTAACATGCAGCTAACAGTAGCTCTGCTTCATcactcctcctcatcctctcttcAGCTTTCTGTTTTCTCCTTTTTGTAATTACAGGATAATAAAGTAAGAGTGTTGCCATGGATACGGTGCTTCACCTCATCAATGACACAGAAGAGTTTTACAGATGGAGCCTTACCATAGCAggtaactgtctgtctgtctgtctgtctgtctgcctgtctgtctgcctgtctgcctgcctgcctgtctgtctgcctgtctgtctgtctgtctgtctgcctgtctgtctgtctgtctgtctgcctgcctgcctgtctgcctgcctgtctgcctgtctgtctgtctacatgtctgtctgcctgtctgtctgtctacctgtctgccatgtctgtctgcttgtctgcctgcttgtctgcctgcttgtctgcctgtgtgcctgcctgtctgtttatctgtctgcctgtcatgTTGGTCTGTCTCCCCGTCTGTCTCCCCGTCTGTCTCCCCACTCAgcttgactgtgtgtgtgtttgttttaagacAAGCGGGTGGAGCAGTGGCCGATGATGTCATCACCCCTCCCCACATTGGGCTTCAGTGTGCTGTATTTGCTCTTCCTGTGGGCGGGGCCTCAATACATGCAGCACCGAGATGCTTTCAAACTGCGCAAAACTCTCATCATCTACAACTTCAGCATGGTGCTGCTCAACTTCTACATCTGCAAAGAGGTGCACTGTctttcatccctccatccattctCACATCCATCTAACTGTCCATCAATCTATCCATCACACCATTTATGAGTCTGTCtatccctccccccctctctagCTGTTGTTGGGTTCCAGATCAGCAGGATACAGCTACCTCTGTCAACCTGTTAACTACTCCAACGATGTCAATGAAGTTAgggtgagaaacacacacacacacacacacacacacacacacacacacacacacacacacacacacacacagagtgcactcCACTTGTTGAGTGAGTGTCTCCGAGTGAAGCTCAGTGCTGAATCTCATTAACATCTGTTTGGAGCCGACGCTGCtcattttgtcttgtgttgtAATGCACATGCTTAACGCCCATCTTGATTTTCttgacctgtgtgtgttcagtcatgaTGCTGGAGAACATTCAGAACAATTCTGATCGACTCATAAGTTTCAGacctaaaatataaaaatgatgcgatatttgtgtgtgtgtgtgtgtgtgtgtgtgtgtgtgtgtgtagatagcGTCAGCTCTCTGGTGGTACTACATCTCTAAAGGTGTGGAGTTTTTAGACACTGTGTTCTTCATCATGAGGAAGAAGTTTAACCAGATCAGCTTCCTGCACGTCTACCATCACTGCACCATGTTCATCCTCTGGTGGATCGGTGTCAAATGGGTCCCCGGAGGCCAGTGTGagaacagatacacacacacacacacacacacacacagtactgggGAGATGGAGATAAATGTGGATCAGATGAGGAACGCCAGACTGGCTGGAGGGTCTGTGTGGGTCAGTATTAAGCATGGTTTAGATGAACAGAAGTGTTTTGAGGTCTGGAGTGTAATTTATGGAGCAGGTGCTCCAGTCTAATGCCTTCTTAGTGTATAAAGCAGATTATTTACTCTTTACATTTTGAAGCTTGTGTTAAATTAGAACCCCACTGATTTACACATCAATGTATCAGAGAAAAAAAGCAATTAAGCAAAAGATTTAAACACTTCATACCTTCACTCCTATTGAGCTGAGCTTAGTGTATAGAGTAGACAGAACTCAATGTTATTGTACAATCTGAAAAAAACTTAGTATGTTCTGGTGGCTCAGTGACTAGCTGCTGAAACACTCCTGGGGTCCAGACCTGAGCATCTCATGGTCCAGTTTAATGCGTCTCCTGCTACCTTTATATTTATGGGCTttctctgaccaatcacagacccTCATTTAAAACTCCACCCCCGTGAAGCtgcatgttttgtgtttccttttGTTTCTTCAGCATTTTTCGGTGCAACTATAAACTCAGGGATCCACGTGCTGATGTACAGCTACTACGGTCTCGCAGCTGTGGGtccacacatgcacaaataccTTTGGTGGAAGAAATACCTCACTATCATTCAGATGGtaaacacactcatcacatacCCATCACACACTCGTCACATACTtaccacacactcatcacatacCCATCACACACTCGTCACATACTtaccacacactcatcacatacCTATCACACACTCGTCACATACTtaccacacactcatcacatacctatcacacactcatcacatacTTATCACACACTCGTCACATACTtaccacacactcatcacatacTTATCACACACTCGTCACATACTTATCACACACTCGTCACATACTtaccacacactcatcacatacctatcacacactcatcacatacTTATCACACACTCGTCACATACTTATCACACACTCGTCACATACCACACACTCGTCACATACTTACCACACACTCGTCACATACTTACCACACACTTGGCACATACTTATCACACACTCGGCACATACTtaccacacactcctcacacactcgtCACATACttatcacacactcaccacatacagtacttctcacacactcagcacatACTTACCACACACTTATCACATACTCCTTACAAGCACGTTATTCTCGTAATCTCATCACACTATCATCCACTTTCATcaaactcacatacacacgcatggaCTCAGTACCTATTTTTCTTGTGgcattttggtgtgtgtgtgtgtgtgtgtgtgtgtgtgtgtgtgtgttacagattcAGTTCCACGTCACTATCGGTCATGCAGCTTACTCTCTTTACTCCGGCTGTCCGTTCCCAGCATGGATGCAGTGGGCCCTCATCGCTTACgccatcaccttcatcatcctcttcgCCAACTTTTACTACCAGACCTACCGCCTACGGCCGCGTTCTAAATCACACAAGAGCAGCTGTAACGGTGTCCCTGAGTCGTCCACACCTAATGGCTCAGTGAGGAGCGTGGAGCACCTCGAGGAGAATGGGAGGAAACACAAGAAGGAACGAACAAAGAAGGAGTGAAGGAAAGTTAGAGGAGCGCTGGGTACTATACATCAGTGTTACTGTGGGGTGTTTACAAggaagtaatgtgtgtgtgtgtgtgtgtgtgtgtgtgtgtgtgtgtgtgtgtgtgggctgtttGTTGAAGGGTTAGATGGTGTTTACAAAGCACTAACTACGCTAAGTGTGTAACTGATGGGGAAGGTGACATAATTCAGTGCTGACTGAGTGGCTGATATTCTTCTAggtcctgatttatttatttatttgtttgtttgtttttctgtttattcagcTATGTGCCGTTCATCTGTTATGCTATTTATCAGAATATTCAGTCAGCGAGGATCATCGTGATCTTCCTCTTACAATCAGCTCATCTGTAATCTGTAATGAATATTATAAAAGATGAGTGTGTTGTGGAGAACATCAGGGATGTGACGATGGCTGTTTCAGCACCGAGCGCTTATTTATATCTCAGTAAACACAACGAGATCAGACACagaaataaagtgaataaaatgaaatcagaTTCAAATACAAACTTAAACAGAATGACATTTaaagctgtgagtgtgtgtgtgtgagtgtgtgtgtgtgagtgtgtgagtgtgtgtgtgtgtgtgtgagtgtgtgtgtgtgagtgtgtgtgtgagtgtgtgtgtgagtgtgtgtgtgtgtgagtgtgtgtgtgtgtgagtgtgtgtgtgtgagtgtgtgtgtgtgtgtgagtgtgtgtgtgtgagtgtgtgtgtgtgagtgtgtgtgtgtgtgtgtgagtgtgtgtgtgagtgtgtgtgtgtgtgtgtgagtgtgtgtgtgtgtgtgtgtgtgtgtgtgtgtgtgagtgtgtgtgtgtgtgtgtgtgtgagtgagtgtgtgagtgagtgtatgtgtgtgtgtgtgcgggagtgtgtgggagtgtgtgtgcgggagtgtgtgtgtgtgcgggagtgtgtgtgtgtgtgcgggagtgtgtgtgtgtgtgtgtgtgtgtgtgcgggagtgtgtgtgtgtgtgcgggagtgtgtgtgtgtgtgtgtgcgggagtggtagtgtgctagtgtgtgtgcgggtgtgtgtgcgggtgtgtgtgtgtgtgtgtgtgtgagggagtgtgtgtgtgtcgtgcgggagtgtggtgtgtgtgtgcagggagtgtgttgtgtggcggagtgggtgtgtgtgtgtgtctgtgtgagggtgtgtgtgtgtgtgtgtgtgtgtgtgtgcgggagtgtgtgtgtgtgtgtgtgcgggagtgtgtgtgtgtgtgtgtgcgggagtgtgtgtgtgtgcgggagtgcgggagtgagtgtgtgcgggagagtgagtgtgtgcgggagagtgagtgtgtgcgggagagtgagtgtgtgcgtgtgtgagagtgtgtgcgtgtgtgagagtgtgtgcgtgtgtgagagtgtgtgcgtgtgtgagagtgtgtgcgtctgtgagagtgtgtgcgtctgtgagagtgtgtgcgtctgtgagagtgtgtgcgtctgtgagagtgtgtgcgtgtgtgagagtgtgtgcgtgtgtgagagcgtgtgtgagagcgtgtgtgagagcgtgtgtgagagcgtgtgtgagagcgtgtgtgagagtgtgtgtgtgtgtgtgtgagagagagagagagagagagagagagtctgctTTTAGACTAGCTGTTTTATCCTTCAGATAAAAAATCACTGGCTAAAACACCTTCTCTactgaagagagaaaaatatcttCATCACATTAACCCAGATTCCTCCTGAAATTCCTCCTGAAACACTTCCCTGGTCACAGAACACGGCGTTCACTCGTCTACTGGGCTGAATGTGATCACACTGAAGTTCACTCCAAACACACTCGTGTAGCtctgtgaaggtgtgtgtgtgttcagctggaGCAGTTTATTAATGTGGAATATCACACAAACATTAGAGCTGTAGAGGTCGCTGTTGAGCAATGTGTGAACTGAACACTGGCTTCACTGCAGCTCAGTAGATTGAAAACTGAGCAAAGACgatctgtgtgtttaatataatattaatgacaCGCAGAACATCACCTTTAACTTATTTAACTGAGGAACAGCATCATCATTAAACCTCCGTTAGAGTTTACATCACACAGTCTATTAAAAGTTTTCACCTGAACATTACAGACaggttttttgttcattttataaaGAATCTTTCCAACATTGCTGAAAacagtgttacataaaacacgttaatcaaataaaatgtacatatggATTTTATAAGTATTTCCACAGCTTATTTTTGAAagcttgtatgtgtgtatgtgtgtgtatgtgtgtgtatgtgtgtgtatgtgtgtgtatgtgtgtgtatgtgtgtgtgtgtgtgtgtgtgtgtgtgtgtgtttgcatagaTTTATATAGGAAATGTAGAGAGATAAAAAGcattttaactatttttaaCTATGGTAAATGTCTGCTGATGAAAAGAGAATAAACAGGATACCAGTGACTGGTTCTGTcgttcttaaataaataaaacattgtaatTGTTGATACAGTTGCTgcggtgtaagaggaataaagcactcGTGacgtgctgttagaggaaaatattCAGCTTCAGGTGTAACAGTAAGACTGCTCCAGCACACTGTAATAAACTGTCATTATCACTGGGTATAAGGATTTAACACTTTCCATGTATTTTAGGTCTGATCTCAGTCATTTATTTCTAGTCTGAGATTTTCTGAtctccacactctctctctcagggtgaCAGAGGACAGAGTCGAATGACTTAGAGCGCTCAATTCAGGCAGCTCTAAAGTAAGCAGTCATGCAAATTGGCTTTAACTGTAAAagagcttacacacacacacacacacacacacacacacaccatgctcaGAGGTTCCAGAGGAGAGCAGGTCAGTGTGGAGGGGACAGAGTATTTAGTCCACTAAGCATGATAAGGACACTGAACAACAGCTAATCAGGTTACATCTTCTGATGTTTTATTACAGTTGTGTGTGAAGCGAGTCAGTTCAGGATGCCGTTATATTCAGCAGCCAAACTTTATTCTCTATCTAAAAGTTAACAAGAGAAAAAATGCTGAACTCCGAGACTACGCTGGTGAAGAAACCTAATTCATCTTAACTGTCTTTGTTTGAAACaattgttcatgttcctgtgagAGAAAGAAGCTGAAATCTTTAGTTGTATTTCACAGTTCTATATTTACACTGAACGGCTAATATATGATATGAAAATGTAAGAACTCGTTAAATATGAAGAGCTTAAGTTTATAAGATAAGAGTTTTTATGAGAGGAAAAcatcttatttaaaataaattatcttCTTGTAACTAATTGTGTTATAGAGACTGTATTAGTTCATATTACACAGATATGTTCATCTCTCTCATTACAACGGCAAAGCCAATGGATCTGTTGGTTAAGTGGgtcaaagtctctctctctctctctctctctctctctctctctctctctctctctctgtttctctctctgtttctctccgtttctctctctctctctctgtttctctctctctctctctctctgtttctctctctctgtttctctctctctctgtttctctctctctttctctatctctctgtctctctctctctctctctctctctctctctctcacacacacacacacacacacacacacacacacacacacacacacacacacacacacacacacacacacagagagagagagatagagaaagatcAGGAACTGTACAGTAAGAGGATTGGGGATTGTCCAGTTTTACCTTAATGCACACTCACCTCAGTGTTAAACCTGTTCAGCTGTTCACCAATGACAGATTTATTTCACCTGGAATCACTAATTCACTTCTGTCTTGCCGTATTTCAATCAATATCCACAATGGCCCAGTTTGGCTGCAGGCTTTCATTTCATCCAATCCACCGATTCCACATTTCCTATCAGATAAAAGACTGCAGACTCACTGGACCTCTCTGGATCATAACTGGAGACACATAACTGGTCCAAACATGGTgcatctgtgtgaatgtgtgaaaataGGAAAGATAAAACAATCAAATGAAACTCTGTAATTCATCAGAAATAAGAAAGACAACTGACATCTTTTTAGTTTCATATCCAAAACATCTTGGTTTGAAATATATTCAGGAAAAAAGGTGAAGTAAAGAGATGCCTCAATGATGTCCTATGTTTAAATCTACAGCTCACTCTAGTGGTCTTAACTGCAAACCGGAAgcgattcattcataaattctaAGACACGATAATATTCCTTTAAATGGTGAattatatttcattaatatttgttaaatggtctacattaatataatttacacGCAAGTTGTTTGAATAATTCGTCACCGTTTTGGCTACACTTCCGGGTAGGAGCAGTGTTGCCAAGTCTGTGTGTGAAATcctataaacaacaacaaccctgACTAAATAACTATCCAAGCCACATAACCGTTTTGTAATCGTGTAAACAATGTTATGGTTTAATATTAACAGGCTATGATAATCTAGCCTAAAATATAACTGCACACTGCACTGAACACTAATCACGTGAGTTCTGTGGATCTGGCAACTCCGGTTGTGAAGTTGCTGTCCGTCCATGATGGTGCTGAAAACGATGGATGTTGTTGCCAGATTTTGACTTTTCAATCGTTTATATTATTAGactgttatttatgtttattgttgAAAGATAACAAATGACTTTCGATAAAATTTCTGAAAAGACGCTAATATGTAGAACATAAAGGTAAAAGTTAGTAAACCTCCACTGATAAACAGGAACAAGTCTGTGGAGTGATTGTTAATTTGTGTTAAGTGTTTAATGAgcagtatattacagtagatgtagtacagtatattacattagatgtagtacagtatattatgtagatgtagtacagtatattacagtagatgtagtacagtacatgtagt
This DNA window, taken from Tachysurus fulvidraco isolate hzauxx_2018 chromosome 23, HZAU_PFXX_2.0, whole genome shotgun sequence, encodes the following:
- the elovl4b gene encoding elongation of very long chain fatty acids protein 4b; this translates as MDTVLHLINDTEEFYRWSLTIADKRVEQWPMMSSPLPTLGFSVLYLLFLWAGPQYMQHRDAFKLRKTLIIYNFSMVLLNFYICKELLLGSRSAGYSYLCQPVNYSNDVNEVRIASALWWYYISKGVEFLDTVFFIMRKKFNQISFLHVYHHCTMFILWWIGVKWVPGGQSFFGATINSGIHVLMYSYYGLAAVGPHMHKYLWWKKYLTIIQMIQFHVTIGHAAYSLYSGCPFPAWMQWALIAYAITFIILFANFYYQTYRLRPRSKSHKSSCNGVPESSTPNGSVRSVEHLEENGRKHKKERTKKE